In Brassica napus cultivar Da-Ae chromosome C2, Da-Ae, whole genome shotgun sequence, the sequence GATAACCTTCTTATTTTAGCAAAGAGATTTTCACTAAGGCTTGTGTTTGGAGATTTTTTAAATACTCTTAGAACTCTTTATGAAATGTTTTTTCTCTAttctttttcttgatttttggtTGATACAAATGGTGCTAAGCACCCTTATTTATACAAGTGAAAGATCAAACTCTAACATGTTCTagatttctctaaattattatcttatttcaaaatatctaacatTAATTATTCTACTCtataactttctctcttcttctcaatAATTCTAGATAATTCTTCTTCCTTAtgctcttcttttggctctTAATATGGATCatgatttttttgggttttgggctAATGGAGGAAAAAACCAACAAATTTCTCCCTTTCCGACTTAGCCCGAAACCGTTGTCATGCCGGTGCCTTTGCAACAATCTTCAAACTTCTTGATCGGTAATATCTTGGTCATAAAGTCTGACCAGTTTTCGTCGGTGTGTACCTTTGTGAGATGTATGAGCTTCTCTTCCAGAACTTCTCGGATCCAGTGATGTCGGATATCGATGTGCTTTGAGCGAGAGTGAAACGTTGGATTCTTTGCTAAGTGAATAGCACTTTGGTTGTCACATAGCATGTTGTACTTTTCTTGCTTTACTCCCAACTCAAGcaagaagttcttcatccataGCATCTCCTTGCACGCTTTCGTTGCTGCGATGTACTCCTCTTCCGTGGTGGATAAGGCAACACACTTTTGTAGCTTCGATTGCCAAGAAACAGCTCCCCATGCAAAGGTAGTCACGAATCCTGATGTCGATTTCCTTGAATctttatcaccagcccaatctgcattgGTGTAACCGTTCAACTCCAATTTTCCATTTCCAAAACATAGACACTTCTTCATTGTGCCTCGTAGATAGCGTAGGATCCACTTAACTGCTTTCCAATGTTCTTTTCCTAGATTGGCGAGAAAGCGACTCATAACTCCTACGGCATAGGCAATGTCGGGTCTGGTGCACACCATAGCATACATGAGACTACCCACTGCTGATGCATATGGGGTAGTCTTCAtttcctctttttctttctcactTGTTGGACTTTACTTCGAACTTAGTTTGAAATGTCCACCAAGTGGAGTTCTCACCGGCTTTGCTTTGTGCATGTTGAATCTCTCCAACACCCTTTCAACATATCTTTCTTGGGACAACCATAAAAGCTTATTTGGCCTATCCCGAGTGATATTCATTCCAAGAATCTGTCTCGCTTGCcccagatctttcatctcaaaacACCTTCCCAAATCTTTCTTCAATGCGGCTATCTTGTTGCGATCTTGGCCCACAATtaacatatcatcaacatagagcAATAATATGAGAAAGTGGCCGCTTTCGTACCTCTTTATGAAAACGCAATGATCATTCTTGGTTTTCTTAAAGTTATGATCCACCATGAACGAGTCAAACTTCTTGTAccattgtcttggggcttgcttGAGGCCATAAAGACTCTTCTTTAATCGGCACACCAAGTCTTCTTTTCCTGGAATCTTGAATCCTTCCGGTTGCTTCATATAGATCTCTTCTTCGAGTTCACCATGTAGAAAGACCGTCTTGACATCGAGTTGTTCAATCTCCAAGTCTATAACCACTGCTAGACCAAGAACCACTCGGATAGAGGACATCTTCACCACTGGAGagaatatttcttcaaaatctatgcctttcttctggttgaatcctttcacaaccaatcgagctttgtatcttggatTTGAGCTTCTCTCCTCATGCTTCAACCTGTACACCCACTTGTTCTTCaaggctctctttccttttggtagctTCATCAGCTCATAAGTGTGATTATCATGCAAGGATTGCATTTCATCTTGCATAGCTTCAACCCACTCATCTTTCTGAGTGTCTCATATGGCCTCCTCATAGCTTTGAGGCTCCCCCTCATCTGTAAGATTAGCATACTCATCTCGATAATATCTTACAGATGGTCTTTTCTCTCTTCCAGACCTTCTTGGCTCATGTTCTTCCTCTGGCTCCAAttgaacttcttcttcaccttcatcacCATTCGGATCCATGATGGGATCCCCTTCGCCATCATCTCCAATCACTTGTTCATGATCTTGAGGCTTATGAGAATCTTCATTTCTTACAACCCTTAGGtttggtttctttgatttgttgatatcttcgattgtttgatcttcgaagaaaacaacatctctgctccggATAATTTTTCTGTTAACCGGATCCCAAAGCCGATAGCCGAAATCATATCTTGGTGACCCAAGATAGATGCACTCTTTAGTCTTGGAGTCTAGCTTGGCTCGTTCATCCTTAGGTATATGAACAAACGCTCTACAACCGAACACCTTCAAATGGTTGTAAGAGACCTTCTTACCCGACCAAACTTCCTCCGGGACATCGCCTTCCAAAAGAACTGATGGTGTAAGATTTATGACATCCACTGCAGTCTTTATGGCTTCTCCCCAAAATGGCTTGGGTAGTTTAGCATGAGAGAGCATGCACCGAACTCTTTCTGTGATCGTTCGATTCATTCTTTCTGCTAGCCCGTTCAGTTGTGGCGTCTTTGGTGGTGTCTTCTCCATCCTGGTTCCATGAGCTTTGCAAAACGCTTCAAAGGGACCTCGgtactctccaccattgtcagatcgaacacacttgagtttttgacccgtacttcgctctgcttgggctacaaattccttgaaagcatcaagaacttgatcttttgactTCAAAATGTATACCCATACCTTCCTTGAAtggtcatcaataaaggtgacgaaatatgatgcccctccattggatttctcggacatggagcatacgtcagtatgcacaagatcaagaaTATGATTTCTTCTCATAGGCGTAGATGATCTTCAGAAAGCGACCCTATGTTGTTTTCTGGCTAAGCAATCATGACATGGTGAGAGAGAAATACCTTTTATATCAGGAAGAAGTTTCTTGCGAGAAAGTACATTTAAACCTTTCTCACTCATATGTCCGAGTCTTCGGTGCCATATATCGATGTCATCACTTGCGACATTTACTTCTTCCTTGCAAATCTTGGCTTGTGTTACATATAAAGagccttcttttcttcctcgagCCATGATCAAACTCCCCTTGGTGAGCTTCCATTTGCCATTGCCAAAGTGGCTATCCAAACCGGCATCATCAACCTTCCCGGTTGATATGAGATTGAGTCGGATTTCGGGAACATGCCTCACATCTTTGAGAACTATCTTACACCATTTGTTTGATGTAAGAATAACATCCCTCTTTCCAACGATCTTGCTTCTTCCTTGATTTCCCATTTGAACATTACTAAAGTCACCACTTTGATAGGTTGTTAAGAAGCTTCCATGAGGGGTGACGTGAAAagaagcaccagaatcaacgATCCATGAGCTATCATCAGAGCTAAGATTACATTCTCCAACGAGATATAATTCTTCGCTCTGGTCTTCCACAATGGTGGTAGTCTTGTCTTCATGCTTCTTTGTAGGATTGAACCGGTCTGGTTTGATATTACCGGCTTGTTTGTCTTTCTTGATAAACCGACATTCCGACTTCATGTGACCCGGTTTGCCACAGTAATAGCAAGTAACTCTCGGACGTGACTTAGATCTTCCTTGAGATTGGTCTCGTCCTCTACTTCTGTTTTGGCCACGAGTCTCTTCTCTACCTCGTCTATCAACAATGTTAGCTTCAGAATAAGAACTCGAACCTCGCTCCTTCCTGCGAACTTCTTCGTTTAGAAGGCTATCAGTGACGGTGTCCATGGTAAGCTTTCCCTCCGGTGCTGAATTTCTTAGAGTAACAACTAGTGTGTCCCAACTCTCCGGTAGTGAACTAAGGAGTAAAAGGTCTTGCATTTCGTCTTCAAACTTCATATCAACTTTGTTAAGCTGATTTACAATCCCCTTGAAATTGTTCAAGTGCTCCATCATGCTCTGGTCATCCTTGTAATCCAACTTTACCAACCGTCGAACAAGAAGAACTTTGTTTCgaggtgttttcttttgaatcatggATTCAAGTTTTGTCCATAATTTAAAAGCATTTGTGTAGGTAGAGACATGTTCAAAGAGAGATCGGTCGACATACTTACGTATTACGGCAACTGCCTTTCTATTAAGAATCTCCCATGCTTTATCATCCTTTCCTTCTGGCTTATCCTTCATGATGATGGGCTCATGCAAATCCTTACAATAAAGGTGATCTTCCATCATCGGTTTCCAATAAGAGAAGTTGTCCGTCGTGAGCTTGAACATGTCACCTTCAAAGGTAACAGTGGCCTCCATATTTACTTCTTCAAAAATAACGGTAACGTGGCTCTGATACCAGCCGTTGGGAAAGATAGCGGATAATATTTTCTTCGGAAGGTTAAGATGGAATGTAGACAGTTAGTGTTTAAGATTACCTTCTTATTTTAGGAAATTGATTTTCACTAAGGCTTGTGTTTGAAGATTTTTTAAAGACTCTTAGAACTCTTTATGAAATATTTTCTCTCTAttctttttcttgatttttggtTGATACAAATGGTGCTTAGCACCCCTATTTATACAAGTGAAGGAGCAAACTCTAACATGTTCTAGATTGCtctaaattattatcttatttccaaatatctaacattaattattttactccataactttctctcttcctctccatAATTCTAGATAATTATTCCTCcttgtgctcttcttttggGCTATTAATATGGATCatgattttttgggttttgggataATGGAGGAAAAAACCAATATCCCCtaaactatatttgcgaagtgatttttgccacatgttttctctacaatcaatttcacaaaacaaatatgacaagGCTACTGAATTTGATGACACGGCTTCCgtaaaaatatgacatggataatttcatttaatgttgatttatatttttggcaaacttattagaatatggtaataattcatatattacatttaatattgatatttatttttggtaaactttttttttaatatggtaatagctcatacatcatctataaaataaatatattcatatataacatttcaaatttcgaaatattattattttttataaataactaatcgtaagatcattagttttttatatacctacaaattttataaatattgtttgggctaaatttttgataattatacaattttatatcatttttattagttttatacaaattgatttaatatatatcaaatctatattaaatattagtaagaaaatagtaaataagaaaatagtaaaatctataatatttaataaaatttatttttaaaaataagttaaattAGTGAGATTTATATTCAAAAACCTATAACCCTAGTTAAAAATTTCACGAGCATATACTATACTAACAGCCAATGGtagacataaatttttttaaaataaaaaaaattcaaaaccctaataaattaGCACGGTCACAACGTGCTCAAAAAACGAGTGGTGCTAGTGAAAAAACCTCATCTACTATTAAATTTGCATCACTCAAAGCCACACACTACACAACGTGCTCGAAAGACGAGTGGTGCAAGTGAAATATCGCATCACTCGAAGCCATACACGTACACATCTCTCCCCATTTCCTATCATACTCATCATAAATTCATAAGTAATCATACCGTAAACCTAACCCCGCCTTACTATAAATACCACCCTTTGTACCACACAAATAAACATCACAACTGAAACAATAAACCACACCAAAAACAATAATGAAAATCCTCTCACTTTCACTTCTCTTGCTCTTGGCCGCTACGGTCTCCCAAGCTCGCCCTTCGCTACCTGTGCCTAAGCTCATTGAACTCCTCACATCAATCAACGTCATTGAAAACGAAGCCGAACTCTTAGAGAAACAACAACTCGCCATCAACTACCACAACTGCAGAAGCTGGCACCTTGGTGTTGAGACCTCTAACATCATAAACTTCCAAACAGTGCCCGCAAATTGCAAAGACTATGTTGAAGACTACCTCACTTCCCCACAGTACCGTGCTGACTCCAAAACGGTGTGCAAAGAAGCTTATTTCTACGCCAAAGGACTTGCTTTGAAGAACGACACCATCAATGTTTGGATCTTTGACCTAGACGAGACCCTCCTCTCCAATGTTCCCTTTTACGCTCAATATGGATACGGGTATGCATATCACTATTAATATTAGTTCTACACACCACCACCACATAGACTGGTTGCATTCACTCAGTACCTATCAGATGACAACGTATAGaactacatattttaatttaattgtatGGATTTTAACTTCTCATGCATGACTTCGGTTtccatacatatataattagtGACGGTCATAATGAAACATTGGTTTTGGGTCCTCAAAATTTTCCGAGTTAATATATATGATCATAGATCACCAAattgttaaaattaaataaataaaattattactaCATCGTTTAAGTCCTCTAGTCTAAAATCTATATAACCATAAGTCATGTCTCCATAACTATATTGTGATTTCATGTAAAACTACTTCTTTGGGTTTTCAGGACAGAGAAGATAGACCCGAATGCGTTCAATAAGTGGTTAGAGGCCGGAGAATCTCCCGTGCTCCCAGAGACTTTGCATCTTTACAAAAACATCCAAGAACTCGGGATTGAGCCTGTCTTACTCACTGAGCGTTACCAAGAGTTGGAGGAAGTCACTCTAAAGAATCTCGAAGCTGCTGGCTTCACCTATTGGAGACAAATCTTATTCAAGTAAGAATAAATTGAACTAACTAGCTTAATGCAGTAATTAAGTATAAAGTATATCATATACGATTTGAATGGTGGATTTATGTATATGTTGACACACAGGCCAACGGGTTCGAACACGAAAATATCAAACTTCAAGTCAAAGGAGAGGAAGAAGTTGGTGAGGAGTGGCCACACTATCATTGGGAATATTGGAGACCAATGGGCTGATTTGGCTAAAGACAGCCCTGGGAGAAGGACTTTCAAGCTCCCTAATCCACTCTACTACAAGAACTGATTAAGCATCtttcttcatgtatttgttgtTCCCATGCATCCACCTCATATGAGTCCCATATATCCTATCGcaactaaataaataataataatggagTTTGTTTTCATTTCCATATTAAACTCATATAATAAATCCAATAAACCCCTTAAAGAGTTCTAGTCTCTGTTTGGAaacgcgctaggcgctagtcggacgGTCGGGTTGGATctagcgcctaaagagaaaatcgaGGATTAATCAGAAATTATGCGGGACagaatttttagattgtttactatgttataaaacatgttaatctttaattgtgtataacattaatgcATTTTCATGTTTAGGATAGTATAAAACatacaaatagaatatataaacttaatatagggtaattttcatcaaaattatgaatataaatgatatttataaaattttagatcaaataaataaataaaaatattattaaaaataaaataaaaataattaaataactaaaaaatagattaggcggccgcctaggcggtcatttaggcggtctagA encodes:
- the LOC106380061 gene encoding vegetative storage protein 2, translating into MKILSLSLLLLLAATVSQARPSLPVPKLIELLTSINVIENEAELLEKQQLAINYHNCRSWHLGVETSNIINFQTVPANCKDYVEDYLTSPQYRADSKTVCKEAYFYAKGLALKNDTINVWIFDLDETLLSNVPFYAQYGYGTEKIDPNAFNKWLEAGESPVLPETLHLYKNIQELGIEPVLLTERYQELEEVTLKNLEAAGFTYWRQILFKPTGSNTKISNFKSKERKKLVRSGHTIIGNIGDQWADLAKDSPGRRTFKLPNPLYYKN